The following are from one region of the Dermacentor albipictus isolate Rhodes 1998 colony chromosome 5, USDA_Dalb.pri_finalv2, whole genome shotgun sequence genome:
- the LOC135906424 gene encoding solute carrier family 22 member 7-like, whose product MSQPNLDYSHSSLATEKSTQSFRKPESSCADEPPFGDGCFQLVTLLNVAIAAAAYVLHYKSFRMTAGVMDHWCRRPEAFANLSVEQWKELAIPVDKQGAYSRCTVREPPYSSANSRVVPCSSWEFDLSEYGNNAVSEWVLVCDRAWLISLARIVYAAACIFPTPLVSRLADRVGRKVVVFVTIPVVLMAGVASSLPNDFHFFVAVRAIVSAATSCTMVPLFAILWEVCPPRKTPIYCIVFIVITMVVGDSTVSIAEQLKAGWATVQLVLMVPTFLLVGLYFTVEESPSWLVATGRVGEAERISQRLAKLNGVPTSRCRELFALQTRAHARDAVEVFKQSDPCNARMRSRSILLFYMWTALSYAQDSYVTNDGIPVRVLVKVIAAATSLSACVLFTRWVHHYGPKRTVVVSGLGFSASLAALTVTPLEEDTLLLDLLIAVMKTTGYITFSNFGVLIMHLYPVTAHCTATAIALISSRVGDTLAQMSTVLIGPRWHLGNGLAFAAVTSALFVIAGEHLPDEQLPDEPATGASGMPDHMRSTPGEDLKRIFRETLKPLRKKPAKHGENKTRRKQSTNLLRY is encoded by the coding sequence ATGTCTCAGCCCAACCTCGACTACAGCCACAGCAGCTTGGCAACTGAGAAAAGCACGCAGAGCTTCAGAAAGCCAGAATCGAGCTGCGCCGACGAACCTCCGTTCGGCGACGGTTGCTTCCAGCTAGTGACCTTGCTGAACGTCGCGATCGCGGCAGCGGCTTACGTACTACACTACAAGAGCTTCAGGATGACTGCTGGCGTCATGGACCACTGGTGCCGCCGCCCCGAGGCATTTGCCAACCTCAGCGTGGAGCAGTGGAAAGAGCTGGCCATTCCCGTCGACAAACAGGGCGCGTACAGTCGGTGCACCGTGCGCGAACCGCCTTACAGCAGCGCGAACAGCCGCGTCGTTCCCTGCTCGTCGTGGGAGTTTGATCTGAGCGAGTACGGGAACAACGCGGTCAGCGAGTGGGTGCTAGTGTGCGACAGAGCGTGGCTCATCTCGCTTGCCCGGATCGTCTACGCCGCTGCTTGCATCTTCCCCACGCCGCTGGTGTCCAGGCTGGCGGACCGCGTCGGTCGCAAGGTGGTCGTTTTCGTCACCATTCCGGTGGTGCTCATGGCGGGCGTCGCCAGCAGCCTCCCGAACGACTTCCACTTTTTTGTCGCCGTGCGCGCCATCGTATCGGCGGCGACGAGCTGCACAATGGTGCCACTCTTTGCCATCCTCTGGGAGGTTTGCCCGCCGCGCAAGACACCCATCTACTGTATCGTATTTATCGTGATCACCATGGTTGTCGGCGACAGCACAGTGTCGATCGCGGAGCAGCTCAAGGCCGGCTGGGCCACGGTTCAGCTAGTCCTCATGGTGCCGACGTTCCTGCTAGTCGGTTTGTACTTCACCGTGGAGGAGTCTCCGAGCTGGCTCGTGGCTACCGGCCGTGTAGGGGAGGCCGAACGGATATCGCAGCGCCTGGCGAAGCTGAACGGAGTGCCCACAAGCCGCTGCCGCGAACTGTTCGCCTTGCAGACACGGGCGCACGCGCGGGATGCAGTCGAGGTTTTTAAACAGAGCGACCCCTGCAACGCACGCATGAGAAGCCGTTCCATTCTGCTTTTCTACATGTGGACGGCGCTGAGCTACGCCCAGGACAGCTATGTCACCAACGACGGCATTCCCGTGAGAGTCCTGGTGAAGGTTATCGCCGCTGCCACATCCCTCTCTGCGTGCGTCTTGTTTACACGCTGGGTTCACCATTACGGCCCCAAACGTACCGTCGTCGTCAGCGGGCTCGGCTTCAGCGCCTCCTTGGCCGCCCTTACTGTCACGCCCTTAGAAGAAGACACGCTCCTCCTCGATCTGCTGATTGCCGTCATGAAAACTACCGGTTACATCACCTTCTCGAACTTCGGCGTGTTGATCATGCATCTGTACCCCGTCACTGCCCATTGCACTGCCACGGCCATCGCTCTCATCTCCAGCCGTGTGGGCGACACTTTAGCGCAGATGAGCACCGTTCTCATCGGGCCCAGGTGGCACTTGGGCAATGGTCTCGCCTTTGCCGCTGTGACATCTGCGCTGTTTGTgatagcgggcgagcaccttccCGACGAGCAGCTTCCCGACGAGCCCGCAACCGGTGCTTCCGGCATGCCTGATCACATGCGCAGCACACCCGGCGAAGACTTAAAGCGGATTTTTCGGGAAACTTTGAAGCCACTGCGCAAAAAGCCTGCGAAGCACGGTGAAAACAAGACACGCCGGAAGCAATCAACGAACTTACTGAGATACTGA
- the LOC135906423 gene encoding beta-alanine transporter-like, producing the protein MSQPNLDYCHSSLATERCKESFRKPEQSCADEPPFGDGCFQLVTLLNVVIAGAAYVLHYESFRMTAGVMDHWCRRPETFANLSVKQWKELAIPVDKQGAYSRCTVREPPYSIAISRVVPCTSLEFDLSKYRNNAVSEWVLVCDRAWLISLARLVYAAACIFPTPLVSRLADRVGRKVVVFVTIPVVLIAGVASSLPNDFHFFVAVRAVVSAATSCTMVPLFAILWEVCPPRKTPIYCIVFIVITMVVGDSTVSIAEQLKAGWATVQLVLMVPTFLLVGLYFTVEESPSWLVATGRVGEAERISQRLAKLNGVPSSRCRELFALQTRAHVRDAAETLKQSDPCNARLRSHSILVFYIWRAVSYAQDSYIPTDGIPVRVLVKVIAAVTSLSACVLFTHLVHHYGPKRTVVVSGLGFSASLAALTAMPLEEDTLLLDLLVIVMKTTGYITFSNFGVLAIQLYPVTAHCTAMAIALISSRVGDTSAQMSTVLTGPRWHLGNGLTFAAVTSALFVIASEHLPDESATGASGMPDHMRSTPGEDLKRVFQETLKPLRKKPAKHGENKTRRKQSTNLLQY; encoded by the coding sequence ATGTCTCAGCCGAACCTCGACTACTGCCACAGCAGCTTAGCAACTGAGAGATGCAAAGAGAGCTTCAGGAAGCCAGAACAAAGCTGCGCCGACGAACCTCCGTTCGGCGACGGTTGCTTCCAGCTTGTGACCCTTCTCAACGTGGTGATCGCGGGAGCGGCTTACGTACTACACTACGAGAGCTTCAGGATGACTGCTGGCGTCATGGACCACTGGTGCCGCCGCCCCGAGACATTTGCCAACCTCAGCGTGAAGCAGTGGAAAGAGCTGGCCATTCCCGTCGACAAACAGGGCGCGTACAGTCGGTGCACCGTGCGCGAACCGCCTTACAGCATCGCGATCAGCCGCGTCGTTCCCTGCACGTCGTTGGAGTTTGATCTGAGCAAGTACAGGAACAACGCGGTCAGCGAGTGGGTGCTAGTGTGCGACAGAGCGTGGCTCATCTCGCTTGCCAGGCTCGTCTACGCCGCTGCTTGCATCTTCCCCACGCCGCTGGTGTCCAGGCTGGCGGACCGCGTCGGTCGCAAGGTGGTCGTTTTCGTCACCATTCCGGTGGTGCTCATCGCGGGTGTGGCCAGCAGCCTCCCGAACGACTTCCACTTTTTCGTCGCCGTGCGCGCCGTCGTGTCGGCGGCGACGAGCTGCACGATGGTGCCACTCTTTGCCATCCTGTGGGAGGTGTGCCCGCCGCGCAAGACACCCATCTACTGTATCGTATTTATCGTGATCACCATGGTTGTCGGCGACAGCACAGTGTCGATCGCGGAGCAGCTCAAGGCCGGCTGGGCCACGGTTCAGCTAGTCCTCATGGTGCCGACGTTCCTGCTAGTCGGTTTGTACTTCACCGTGGAGGAGTCTCCGAGCTGGCTCGTGGCGACTGGCCGTGTAGGGGAGGCCGAACGGATATCGCAGCGCCTTGCAAAGCTGAACGGAGTGCCCTCAAGCCGCTGCCGCGAACTGTTCGCCTTGCAGACACGGGCGCACGTGCGGGATGCAGCCGAGACCCTCAAACAGAGCGACCCCTGCAATGCGCGCCTGAGAAGCCATTCCATTCTGGTTTTCTACATTTGGAGGGCGGTGAGCTACGCCCAGGACAGCTACATCCCCACCGACGGCATTCCCGTGAGAGTCCTGGTGAAGGTTATCGCCGCTGTCACGTCCCTGTCGGCGTGCGTCTTGTTTACGCACCTGGTTCATCATTACGGCCCCAAACGTACCGTCGTCGTCAGCGGGCTCGGCTTCAGCGCCTCCTTGGCCGCCCTTACTGCCATGCCCTTGGAAGAAGACACGCTTCTTCTCGACCTGCTGGTTATCGTCATGAAAACAACCGGTTACATCACCTTCTCGAACTTCGGCGTGTTGGCCATCCAGCTGTACCCCGTCACTGCCCATTGCACTGCCATGGCCATCGCTCTCATCTCCAGCCGTGTGGGCGACACTTCAGCGCAGATGAGCACCGTTCTCACCGGGCCCAGGTGGCACTTGGGCAATGGTCTCACCTTCGCCGCTGTGACATCTGCGCTATTTGTGATAGCGAGCGAGCACCTTCCCGACGAGTCCGCAACCGGTGCTTCCGGCATGCCTGATCACATGCGAAGCACACCCGGCGAAGATTTAAAGCGGGTTTTTCAGGAAACTCTTAAGCCACTGCGCAAGAAGCCTGCGAAGCACGGTGAAAACAAGACACGCCGAAAGCAATCAACGAACTTACTGCAATACTAA